The following are from one region of the Bactrocera oleae isolate idBacOlea1 chromosome 6, idBacOlea1, whole genome shotgun sequence genome:
- the Got1 gene encoding aspartate aminotransferase, cytoplasmic isoform X1: MSNSVFEAVQKGPAIEVFALNRAFLEDTEPKKANLGVGAYRTNEGKPWVLPVVRKTEIKITNDETINHEYLPVLGNDAFTKAATGLLLGDNSTAIADKRAFGIQTLSGTGALRIGAQFLRVILDRRVAYYSNPTWENHHKVFADAGFETLRSYRYWDQEKRTIDFEGLLADLDAAPEGAVIILHACAHNPTGCDPTQEQWKQIADLMERKKLFPFLDSAYQGFASGDPEKDAWAVRYFVERGFELFVAQSFAKNFGLYCERVGNLTVVQRNAASSEAVASQFTWLVRGMYSNPPAFGSRIVATVLNNPELRKEWMECIQTMSGRIIKMRKALFDRLNELQTPGTWDHIVSQIGMFSYTGLNEKQVRVLIDEFHVYLLKSGRINMCGLNENNVDYVAQAIHTAVTKVDSHI, encoded by the exons ATGTCCAATTCTGTGTTCGAAGCTGTTCAAAAGGGACCAGCCATAGAGGTATTCGCCCTAAATCGCGCATTCTTGGAGGATACGGAACCGAAAAAGGCTAATCTCGGAGTGGGAG CCTACCGCACTAATGAGGGCAAGCCCTGGGTGCTGCCGGTGGTGCGTAAAACCGAAATCAAAATTACCAACGATGAGACTATCAATCACGAGTATCTACCAGTATTGG gcAATGATGCATTTACAAAGGCCGCCACAGGCTTGTTGTTGGGTGATAACTCGACCGCTATCGCAGACAAGCGC GCGTTCGGCATTCAAACGCTGTCCGGCACCGGTGCGTTGCGTATAGGTGCACAATTTTTGCGCGTCATACTCGATCGTCGTGTTGCCTACTACTCAAATCCCACTTGGGAGAACCATCACAAAGTGTTTGCGGATGCTGGCTTTGAAACGCTGCGCTCGTACCGCTATTGGGATCAGGAGAAGCGTACTATCGATTTCGAGGGTCTCTTGGCTGATTTGGATGCTGCGCCTGAGGGTGCTGTTATCATCTTGCACGCATGCGCACACAATCCCACCGGCTGTGATCCCACACAAGAGCAATGGAAGCAAATTGCCGACTTGATGGAGCGCAAGAAACTTTTCCCATTCCTGGATTCAGCATATCAAGGTTTCGCCAGTGGCGATCCAGAGAAGGATGCCTGGGCTGTGCGCTACTTTGTGGAGCGCGGTTTCGAGTTGTTTGTCGCACAATCGTTTGCCAAAAACTTTGGCCTTTATT GTGAACGTGTTGGTAATTTGACGGTGGTGCAACGTAACGCTGCTTCATCGGAAGCTGTTGCCTCACAATTTACTTGGCTGGTGCGTGGCATGTACTCGAATCCACCGGCGTTTGGCAGTCGCATTGTTGCCACAGTATTGAATAATCCAGAGCTGCGTAAGGAATG GATGGAATGCATCCAAACGATGTCTGGTCGCATCATCAAAATGCGCAAGGCGCTATTCGATCGTCTGAACGAGCTGCAAACACCTGGCACATGGGACCACATTGTCTCGCAAATCGGCATGTTCTCTTATACTGGCTTGAATG AGAAACAAGTGCGCGTGCTCATCGATGAATTCCATGTGTATTTGCTGAAGTCGGGGCGCATCAATATGTGCGGCCTCAATGAGAACAATGTCGACTATGTGGCCCAAGCCATACACACGGCGGTCACGAAAGTCGACAGCCACATTTAA
- the Got1 gene encoding aspartate aminotransferase, cytoplasmic isoform X2 yields MQQSVFSKVKQGASIEVFALVKACIKDISPRKVDLSAGTYRTNEGKPWVLPVVRKTEIKITNDETINHEYLPVLGNDAFTKAATGLLLGDNSTAIADKRAFGIQTLSGTGALRIGAQFLRVILDRRVAYYSNPTWENHHKVFADAGFETLRSYRYWDQEKRTIDFEGLLADLDAAPEGAVIILHACAHNPTGCDPTQEQWKQIADLMERKKLFPFLDSAYQGFASGDPEKDAWAVRYFVERGFELFVAQSFAKNFGLYCERVGNLTVVQRNAASSEAVASQFTWLVRGMYSNPPAFGSRIVATVLNNPELRKEWMECIQTMSGRIIKMRKALFDRLNELQTPGTWDHIVSQIGMFSYTGLNEKQVRVLIDEFHVYLLKSGRINMCGLNENNVDYVAQAIHTAVTKVDSHI; encoded by the exons atgcaGCAATCTGTCTTCAGTAAAGTCAAGCAAGGTGCCTCGATCGAGGTTTTTGCATTGGTGAAGGCGTGTATTAAGGATATATCGCCTAGGAAAGTCGATCTCAGTGCGGGAA CCTACCGCACTAATGAGGGCAAGCCCTGGGTGCTGCCGGTGGTGCGTAAAACCGAAATCAAAATTACCAACGATGAGACTATCAATCACGAGTATCTACCAGTATTGG gcAATGATGCATTTACAAAGGCCGCCACAGGCTTGTTGTTGGGTGATAACTCGACCGCTATCGCAGACAAGCGC GCGTTCGGCATTCAAACGCTGTCCGGCACCGGTGCGTTGCGTATAGGTGCACAATTTTTGCGCGTCATACTCGATCGTCGTGTTGCCTACTACTCAAATCCCACTTGGGAGAACCATCACAAAGTGTTTGCGGATGCTGGCTTTGAAACGCTGCGCTCGTACCGCTATTGGGATCAGGAGAAGCGTACTATCGATTTCGAGGGTCTCTTGGCTGATTTGGATGCTGCGCCTGAGGGTGCTGTTATCATCTTGCACGCATGCGCACACAATCCCACCGGCTGTGATCCCACACAAGAGCAATGGAAGCAAATTGCCGACTTGATGGAGCGCAAGAAACTTTTCCCATTCCTGGATTCAGCATATCAAGGTTTCGCCAGTGGCGATCCAGAGAAGGATGCCTGGGCTGTGCGCTACTTTGTGGAGCGCGGTTTCGAGTTGTTTGTCGCACAATCGTTTGCCAAAAACTTTGGCCTTTATT GTGAACGTGTTGGTAATTTGACGGTGGTGCAACGTAACGCTGCTTCATCGGAAGCTGTTGCCTCACAATTTACTTGGCTGGTGCGTGGCATGTACTCGAATCCACCGGCGTTTGGCAGTCGCATTGTTGCCACAGTATTGAATAATCCAGAGCTGCGTAAGGAATG GATGGAATGCATCCAAACGATGTCTGGTCGCATCATCAAAATGCGCAAGGCGCTATTCGATCGTCTGAACGAGCTGCAAACACCTGGCACATGGGACCACATTGTCTCGCAAATCGGCATGTTCTCTTATACTGGCTTGAATG AGAAACAAGTGCGCGTGCTCATCGATGAATTCCATGTGTATTTGCTGAAGTCGGGGCGCATCAATATGTGCGGCCTCAATGAGAACAATGTCGACTATGTGGCCCAAGCCATACACACGGCGGTCACGAAAGTCGACAGCCACATTTAA
- the Serinc gene encoding serine incorporator 1 isoform X3 — protein sequence MGAVLGLCSAAQCALCCTGTAASCCCSACPSCKNSTSSRFMYAFMLLVGTVLGAIALSPGLQDTLKKLPFCINSTSSISNKALSFSGNLQVDCEYALGYMAVYRLCFGLACFFMLMALIMLGVKSSRDPRSHIQNEFWGLKFLICFGAAIGAIFIPDGSFGPAMMWVGLIGGLAFILVQLVIIVDFAHSVAENWIENAENNRGYFYALVGVTLVSYALSVVGISLLYIYFTQSSGCGLNKFFISFNLILCLIVSIISVLPAVQDRLPHSGLLQSSLVTIYTIYLTWSAVANNPEKECNPGLYGVISGVTAGNTTTAPPTHSSKVTFDTTNIIGLVVWLFCILYNCISSAVEVSKINNDGEKREALSDSEAGNGDGKNGTDNENEGVTYSWSMFHIVFVCASLYVMMTLTNWYKPNSDIELFNANAASMWIKIISSWLGVFIYGWSLVAPIILTNRDFS from the exons ATGGGAGCCGTTCTAGGACTATGCTCCGCAGCTCAA tgCGCATTATGTTGCACTGGTACAGCTGCTAGTTGCTGCTGTAGTGCTTGCCCCTCCTGCAAAAACTCAACCTCATCACGTTTTATGTATGCCTTCATGCTACTGGTGGGCACAGTATTGGGTGCAATTGCATTATCGCCGGGTCTTCAGGATACGCTTAAAAAGTTACCTTTCTGTATAAATTCAACTTCCTCAATTAGCAACAAGGCACTCTCTTTTTCTGGAAATCTACAAGTAGACTGTGAATATGCACTTGGTTACATGGCTGTTTATCGCCTTTGTTTTGGACTTGCATGCTTCTTCATGTTGATGGCACTAATCATGTTGGGTGTAAAGAGTTCACGTGATCCACGCTCGCATATACAAAATGAATTTTGGGGATTGAAATTTCTGATTTGCTTTGGAGCTGCAATTGGTGCTATTTTCATACCAGACGGCTCTTTCGGTCCCGCAATGATGTGGGTGGGATTAATAGGCGGCTTAGCCTTCATATTGGTACAATTGGTAATAATTGTGGATTTTGCACACTCTGTGGCAGAGAATTGGATTG AAAATGCGGAAAATAATCGAGGATATTTTTATGCTTTAGTCGGAGTTACACTAGTAAGTTATGCGTTATCTGTGGTAGGCATTTCGTTGCTGTATATTTATTTCACGCAG TCCAGCGGTTGCGGTCTCAACAAATTCTTCATTTCGTTCAATCTTATACTTTGTCTTATTGTAAGCATCATATCGGTTTTGCCAGCTGTTCAGGATCGATTGCCGCACTCAGGCCTATTGCAAAGCTCTTTAGTCACAATCTACACTATTTACTTGACCTGGTCCGCTGTTGCCAATAACCCAG AGAAGGAATGCAATCCCGGCTTGTATGGTGTTATCAGTGGCGTTACAGCTGGGAATACGACCACTGCACCACCAACACACAGCTCCAAAGTTACATTTGACACAACAAATATAATTGGTCTGGTGGTTTGGTTGTTCTGCATTCTCTACAATTGCATTAGTTCGGCTGTCGAGGTTTCGAAAATCAATAATGATGGCGAAAAACGTG AAGCTCTCTCAGATTCAGAAGCCGGCAATGGTGATGGCAAGAACGGAACCGATAATGAAAATGAGGGCGTTACCTATTCCTGGTCCATGTTCCATATTGTGTTTGTTTGCGCTTCCCTCTATGTCATGATGACACTCACCAATTGGTACAA ACCTAATTCCGACATTGAGCTTTTCAACGCCAATGCAGCTTCGATGTGGATTAAAATAATATCCAGTTGGCTTGGAGTTTTCATATACGGTTGGAGTCTGGTGGCTCCTATAATACTAACTAACCGTGACTTTAGTTAA
- the Serinc gene encoding serine incorporator 1 isoform X5, whose translation MGAVLGLCSAAQCALCCTGTAASCCCSACPSCKNSTSSRFMYAFMLLVGTVLGAIALSPGLQDTLKKLPFCINSTSSISNKALSFSGNLQVDCEYALGYMAVYRLCFGLACFFMLMALIMLGVKSSRDPRSHIQNEFWGLKFLICFGAAIGAIFIPDGSFGPAMMWVGLIGGLAFILVQLVIIVDFAHSVAENWIENAENNRGYFYALVGVTLVSYALSVVGISLLYIYFTQSSGCGLNKFFISFNLILCLIVSIISVLPAVQDRLPHSGLLQSSLVTIYTIYLTWSAVANNPEKECNPGLYGVISGVTAGNTTTAPPTHSSKVTFDTTNIIGLVVWLFCILYNCISSAVEVSKINNDGEKRDSEAGNGDGKNGTDNENEGVTYSWSMFHIVFVCASLYVMMTLTNWYKPNSDIELFNANAASMWIKIISSWLGVFIYGWSLVAPIILTNRDFS comes from the exons ATGGGAGCCGTTCTAGGACTATGCTCCGCAGCTCAA tgCGCATTATGTTGCACTGGTACAGCTGCTAGTTGCTGCTGTAGTGCTTGCCCCTCCTGCAAAAACTCAACCTCATCACGTTTTATGTATGCCTTCATGCTACTGGTGGGCACAGTATTGGGTGCAATTGCATTATCGCCGGGTCTTCAGGATACGCTTAAAAAGTTACCTTTCTGTATAAATTCAACTTCCTCAATTAGCAACAAGGCACTCTCTTTTTCTGGAAATCTACAAGTAGACTGTGAATATGCACTTGGTTACATGGCTGTTTATCGCCTTTGTTTTGGACTTGCATGCTTCTTCATGTTGATGGCACTAATCATGTTGGGTGTAAAGAGTTCACGTGATCCACGCTCGCATATACAAAATGAATTTTGGGGATTGAAATTTCTGATTTGCTTTGGAGCTGCAATTGGTGCTATTTTCATACCAGACGGCTCTTTCGGTCCCGCAATGATGTGGGTGGGATTAATAGGCGGCTTAGCCTTCATATTGGTACAATTGGTAATAATTGTGGATTTTGCACACTCTGTGGCAGAGAATTGGATTG AAAATGCGGAAAATAATCGAGGATATTTTTATGCTTTAGTCGGAGTTACACTAGTAAGTTATGCGTTATCTGTGGTAGGCATTTCGTTGCTGTATATTTATTTCACGCAG TCCAGCGGTTGCGGTCTCAACAAATTCTTCATTTCGTTCAATCTTATACTTTGTCTTATTGTAAGCATCATATCGGTTTTGCCAGCTGTTCAGGATCGATTGCCGCACTCAGGCCTATTGCAAAGCTCTTTAGTCACAATCTACACTATTTACTTGACCTGGTCCGCTGTTGCCAATAACCCAG AGAAGGAATGCAATCCCGGCTTGTATGGTGTTATCAGTGGCGTTACAGCTGGGAATACGACCACTGCACCACCAACACACAGCTCCAAAGTTACATTTGACACAACAAATATAATTGGTCTGGTGGTTTGGTTGTTCTGCATTCTCTACAATTGCATTAGTTCGGCTGTCGAGGTTTCGAAAATCAATAATGATGGCGAAAAACGTG ATTCAGAAGCCGGCAATGGTGATGGCAAGAACGGAACCGATAATGAAAATGAGGGCGTTACCTATTCCTGGTCCATGTTCCATATTGTGTTTGTTTGCGCTTCCCTCTATGTCATGATGACACTCACCAATTGGTACAA ACCTAATTCCGACATTGAGCTTTTCAACGCCAATGCAGCTTCGATGTGGATTAAAATAATATCCAGTTGGCTTGGAGTTTTCATATACGGTTGGAGTCTGGTGGCTCCTATAATACTAACTAACCGTGACTTTAGTTAA
- the Serinc gene encoding serine incorporator 1 isoform X1 yields MGAVLGLCSAAQCALCCTGTAASCCCSACPSCKNSTSSRFMYAFMLLVGTVLGAIALSPGLQDTLKKLPFCINSTSSISNKALSFSGNLQVDCEYALGYMAVYRLCFGLACFFMLMALIMLGVKSSRDPRSHIQNEFWGLKFLICFGAAIGAIFIPDGSFGPAMMWVGLIGGLAFILVQLVIIVDFAHSVAENWIENAENNRGYFYALVGVTLVSYALSVVGISLLYIYFTQSSGCGLNKFFISFNLILCLIVSIISVLPAVQDRLPHSGLLQSSLVTIYTIYLTWSAVANNPEKECNPGLYGVISGVTAGNTTTAPPTHSSKVTFDTTNIIGLVVWLFCILYNCISSAVEVSKINNDGEKRVLTEALSDSEAGNGDGKNGTDNENEGVTYSWSMFHIVFVCASLYVMMTLTNWYKPNSDIELFNANAASMWIKIISSWLGVFIYGWSLVAPIILTNRDFS; encoded by the exons ATGGGAGCCGTTCTAGGACTATGCTCCGCAGCTCAA tgCGCATTATGTTGCACTGGTACAGCTGCTAGTTGCTGCTGTAGTGCTTGCCCCTCCTGCAAAAACTCAACCTCATCACGTTTTATGTATGCCTTCATGCTACTGGTGGGCACAGTATTGGGTGCAATTGCATTATCGCCGGGTCTTCAGGATACGCTTAAAAAGTTACCTTTCTGTATAAATTCAACTTCCTCAATTAGCAACAAGGCACTCTCTTTTTCTGGAAATCTACAAGTAGACTGTGAATATGCACTTGGTTACATGGCTGTTTATCGCCTTTGTTTTGGACTTGCATGCTTCTTCATGTTGATGGCACTAATCATGTTGGGTGTAAAGAGTTCACGTGATCCACGCTCGCATATACAAAATGAATTTTGGGGATTGAAATTTCTGATTTGCTTTGGAGCTGCAATTGGTGCTATTTTCATACCAGACGGCTCTTTCGGTCCCGCAATGATGTGGGTGGGATTAATAGGCGGCTTAGCCTTCATATTGGTACAATTGGTAATAATTGTGGATTTTGCACACTCTGTGGCAGAGAATTGGATTG AAAATGCGGAAAATAATCGAGGATATTTTTATGCTTTAGTCGGAGTTACACTAGTAAGTTATGCGTTATCTGTGGTAGGCATTTCGTTGCTGTATATTTATTTCACGCAG TCCAGCGGTTGCGGTCTCAACAAATTCTTCATTTCGTTCAATCTTATACTTTGTCTTATTGTAAGCATCATATCGGTTTTGCCAGCTGTTCAGGATCGATTGCCGCACTCAGGCCTATTGCAAAGCTCTTTAGTCACAATCTACACTATTTACTTGACCTGGTCCGCTGTTGCCAATAACCCAG AGAAGGAATGCAATCCCGGCTTGTATGGTGTTATCAGTGGCGTTACAGCTGGGAATACGACCACTGCACCACCAACACACAGCTCCAAAGTTACATTTGACACAACAAATATAATTGGTCTGGTGGTTTGGTTGTTCTGCATTCTCTACAATTGCATTAGTTCGGCTGTCGAGGTTTCGAAAATCAATAATGATGGCGAAAAACGTG TCTTAACAGAAGCTCTCTCAGATTCAGAAGCCGGCAATGGTGATGGCAAGAACGGAACCGATAATGAAAATGAGGGCGTTACCTATTCCTGGTCCATGTTCCATATTGTGTTTGTTTGCGCTTCCCTCTATGTCATGATGACACTCACCAATTGGTACAA ACCTAATTCCGACATTGAGCTTTTCAACGCCAATGCAGCTTCGATGTGGATTAAAATAATATCCAGTTGGCTTGGAGTTTTCATATACGGTTGGAGTCTGGTGGCTCCTATAATACTAACTAACCGTGACTTTAGTTAA
- the Serinc gene encoding serine incorporator 1 isoform X2 — protein sequence MGAVLGLCSAAQCALCCTGTAASCCCSACPSCKNSTSSRFMYAFMLLVGTVLGAIALSPGLQDTLKKLPFCINSTSSISNKALSFSGNLQVDCEYALGYMAVYRLCFGLACFFMLMALIMLGVKSSRDPRSHIQNEFWGLKFLICFGAAIGAIFIPDGSFGPAMMWVGLIGGLAFILVQLVIIVDFAHSVAENWIENAENNRGYFYALVGVTLVSYALSVVGISLLYIYFTQSSGCGLNKFFISFNLILCLIVSIISVLPAVQDRLPHSGLLQSSLVTIYTIYLTWSAVANNPEKECNPGLYGVISGVTAGNTTTAPPTHSSKVTFDTTNIIGLVVWLFCILYNCISSAVEVSKINNDGEKLLTEALSDSEAGNGDGKNGTDNENEGVTYSWSMFHIVFVCASLYVMMTLTNWYKPNSDIELFNANAASMWIKIISSWLGVFIYGWSLVAPIILTNRDFS from the exons ATGGGAGCCGTTCTAGGACTATGCTCCGCAGCTCAA tgCGCATTATGTTGCACTGGTACAGCTGCTAGTTGCTGCTGTAGTGCTTGCCCCTCCTGCAAAAACTCAACCTCATCACGTTTTATGTATGCCTTCATGCTACTGGTGGGCACAGTATTGGGTGCAATTGCATTATCGCCGGGTCTTCAGGATACGCTTAAAAAGTTACCTTTCTGTATAAATTCAACTTCCTCAATTAGCAACAAGGCACTCTCTTTTTCTGGAAATCTACAAGTAGACTGTGAATATGCACTTGGTTACATGGCTGTTTATCGCCTTTGTTTTGGACTTGCATGCTTCTTCATGTTGATGGCACTAATCATGTTGGGTGTAAAGAGTTCACGTGATCCACGCTCGCATATACAAAATGAATTTTGGGGATTGAAATTTCTGATTTGCTTTGGAGCTGCAATTGGTGCTATTTTCATACCAGACGGCTCTTTCGGTCCCGCAATGATGTGGGTGGGATTAATAGGCGGCTTAGCCTTCATATTGGTACAATTGGTAATAATTGTGGATTTTGCACACTCTGTGGCAGAGAATTGGATTG AAAATGCGGAAAATAATCGAGGATATTTTTATGCTTTAGTCGGAGTTACACTAGTAAGTTATGCGTTATCTGTGGTAGGCATTTCGTTGCTGTATATTTATTTCACGCAG TCCAGCGGTTGCGGTCTCAACAAATTCTTCATTTCGTTCAATCTTATACTTTGTCTTATTGTAAGCATCATATCGGTTTTGCCAGCTGTTCAGGATCGATTGCCGCACTCAGGCCTATTGCAAAGCTCTTTAGTCACAATCTACACTATTTACTTGACCTGGTCCGCTGTTGCCAATAACCCAG AGAAGGAATGCAATCCCGGCTTGTATGGTGTTATCAGTGGCGTTACAGCTGGGAATACGACCACTGCACCACCAACACACAGCTCCAAAGTTACATTTGACACAACAAATATAATTGGTCTGGTGGTTTGGTTGTTCTGCATTCTCTACAATTGCATTAGTTCGGCTGTCGAGGTTTCGAAAATCAATAATGATGGCGAAAAAC TCTTAACAGAAGCTCTCTCAGATTCAGAAGCCGGCAATGGTGATGGCAAGAACGGAACCGATAATGAAAATGAGGGCGTTACCTATTCCTGGTCCATGTTCCATATTGTGTTTGTTTGCGCTTCCCTCTATGTCATGATGACACTCACCAATTGGTACAA ACCTAATTCCGACATTGAGCTTTTCAACGCCAATGCAGCTTCGATGTGGATTAAAATAATATCCAGTTGGCTTGGAGTTTTCATATACGGTTGGAGTCTGGTGGCTCCTATAATACTAACTAACCGTGACTTTAGTTAA
- the Serinc gene encoding serine incorporator 1 isoform X4, whose protein sequence is MGAVLGLCSAAQCALCCTGTAASCCCSACPSCKNSTSSRFMYAFMLLVGTVLGAIALSPGLQDTLKKLPFCINSTSSISNKALSFSGNLQVDCEYALGYMAVYRLCFGLACFFMLMALIMLGVKSSRDPRSHIQNEFWGLKFLICFGAAIGAIFIPDGSFGPAMMWVGLIGGLAFILVQLVIIVDFAHSVAENWIENAENNRGYFYALVGVTLVSYALSVVGISLLYIYFTQSSGCGLNKFFISFNLILCLIVSIISVLPAVQDRLPHSGLLQSSLVTIYTIYLTWSAVANNPEKECNPGLYGVISGVTAGNTTTAPPTHSSKVTFDTTNIIGLVVWLFCILYNCISSAVEVSKINNDGEKQALSDSEAGNGDGKNGTDNENEGVTYSWSMFHIVFVCASLYVMMTLTNWYKPNSDIELFNANAASMWIKIISSWLGVFIYGWSLVAPIILTNRDFS, encoded by the exons ATGGGAGCCGTTCTAGGACTATGCTCCGCAGCTCAA tgCGCATTATGTTGCACTGGTACAGCTGCTAGTTGCTGCTGTAGTGCTTGCCCCTCCTGCAAAAACTCAACCTCATCACGTTTTATGTATGCCTTCATGCTACTGGTGGGCACAGTATTGGGTGCAATTGCATTATCGCCGGGTCTTCAGGATACGCTTAAAAAGTTACCTTTCTGTATAAATTCAACTTCCTCAATTAGCAACAAGGCACTCTCTTTTTCTGGAAATCTACAAGTAGACTGTGAATATGCACTTGGTTACATGGCTGTTTATCGCCTTTGTTTTGGACTTGCATGCTTCTTCATGTTGATGGCACTAATCATGTTGGGTGTAAAGAGTTCACGTGATCCACGCTCGCATATACAAAATGAATTTTGGGGATTGAAATTTCTGATTTGCTTTGGAGCTGCAATTGGTGCTATTTTCATACCAGACGGCTCTTTCGGTCCCGCAATGATGTGGGTGGGATTAATAGGCGGCTTAGCCTTCATATTGGTACAATTGGTAATAATTGTGGATTTTGCACACTCTGTGGCAGAGAATTGGATTG AAAATGCGGAAAATAATCGAGGATATTTTTATGCTTTAGTCGGAGTTACACTAGTAAGTTATGCGTTATCTGTGGTAGGCATTTCGTTGCTGTATATTTATTTCACGCAG TCCAGCGGTTGCGGTCTCAACAAATTCTTCATTTCGTTCAATCTTATACTTTGTCTTATTGTAAGCATCATATCGGTTTTGCCAGCTGTTCAGGATCGATTGCCGCACTCAGGCCTATTGCAAAGCTCTTTAGTCACAATCTACACTATTTACTTGACCTGGTCCGCTGTTGCCAATAACCCAG AGAAGGAATGCAATCCCGGCTTGTATGGTGTTATCAGTGGCGTTACAGCTGGGAATACGACCACTGCACCACCAACACACAGCTCCAAAGTTACATTTGACACAACAAATATAATTGGTCTGGTGGTTTGGTTGTTCTGCATTCTCTACAATTGCATTAGTTCGGCTGTCGAGGTTTCGAAAATCAATAATGATGGCGAAAAAC AAGCTCTCTCAGATTCAGAAGCCGGCAATGGTGATGGCAAGAACGGAACCGATAATGAAAATGAGGGCGTTACCTATTCCTGGTCCATGTTCCATATTGTGTTTGTTTGCGCTTCCCTCTATGTCATGATGACACTCACCAATTGGTACAA ACCTAATTCCGACATTGAGCTTTTCAACGCCAATGCAGCTTCGATGTGGATTAAAATAATATCCAGTTGGCTTGGAGTTTTCATATACGGTTGGAGTCTGGTGGCTCCTATAATACTAACTAACCGTGACTTTAGTTAA